From a region of the Deltaproteobacteria bacterium genome:
- a CDS encoding HNH endonuclease — translation MISFSPFVAEEDIKREKSRAREIRRSRWWQQKCAQGVCFYCGRRVGPSSLTMDHVVPLVRGGRSIKNNLVPVCKECNNRKKYLLPMEWEDYLKGRKK, via the coding sequence ATGATTTCTTTTTCGCCATTTGTTGCCGAAGAGGATATAAAGAGGGAAAAATCCAGGGCCAGAGAGATAAGGCGCAGCAGATGGTGGCAGCAGAAGTGTGCTCAAGGTGTCTGTTTCTACTGCGGGAGGCGCGTGGGGCCTTCCAGTCTCACGATGGATCATGTGGTTCCCCTGGTTCGAGGGGGTCGAAGCATTAAGAACAACCTGGTGCCGGTCTGCAAGGAATGCAATAACAGAAAGAAATATCTGCTGCCCATGGAGTGGGAAGACTACCTTAAGGGGCGAAAGAAATAA
- a CDS encoding capsular biosynthesis protein CpsI, translating to MKKILVTGAAGFIGYHLSRRLLEEGREVVGLDNMNDYYDPALKEARLSMLTPYTGFKSVRMDLSDREAMENLFAAEGFDGVVNLAAQAGVRYSLINPHSYVDSNLVGFINVLEGCRHNGIKHLVFASSSSVYGANTRMPFSVHDNVDHPVSIYAATKKANELMAHTYSHLYGLHCTGLRFFTVYGPWGRPDMALFLFTDAILKDRPIDVFNYGKMCRDFTYIDDIIEGVVRVLDRPAEADPGWTGEAPDPGSSYAPYRLYNIGNNQPVELLRFIEIVEECLGKKARKNLLPMQPGDVPATYADIDDLMRDVGFRPDTTLEEGIPRFIAWYMDYYKV from the coding sequence ATGAAAAAGATACTGGTTACCGGAGCGGCCGGATTCATAGGATATCACCTTTCCAGGCGGCTTCTGGAGGAAGGGAGAGAAGTTGTGGGCCTTGACAACATGAACGACTATTATGATCCGGCCCTCAAGGAGGCCCGCCTTTCCATGCTCACACCATATACCGGCTTCAAATCCGTGCGCATGGACCTGTCGGACAGGGAGGCAATGGAGAATCTTTTTGCGGCAGAGGGGTTTGATGGAGTGGTCAACCTGGCAGCCCAGGCGGGTGTGCGCTATTCTCTTATAAACCCTCATTCCTATGTGGACTCAAACCTGGTGGGCTTTATAAATGTCCTTGAGGGCTGCAGGCATAATGGCATTAAGCACCTGGTCTTTGCCTCGTCCAGCTCTGTGTACGGGGCAAACACCAGGATGCCCTTCAGTGTCCATGACAATGTGGACCATCCGGTTTCCATATATGCCGCCACTAAAAAGGCAAACGAACTGATGGCCCATACCTACAGCCACCTGTACGGCCTGCACTGTACGGGGCTTCGTTTTTTTACTGTTTACGGACCGTGGGGAAGACCCGACATGGCCCTCTTTTTGTTTACAGATGCCATATTAAAAGATCGTCCCATAGATGTGTTTAACTACGGCAAAATGTGCAGGGACTTTACTTACATAGATGACATTATTGAGGGGGTGGTAAGGGTCCTGGACAGACCGGCGGAAGCCGATCCCGGCTGGACCGGCGAGGCGCCTGATCCGGGTTCGAGCTATGCGCCGTACAGGCTCTATAATATCGGGAATAATCAGCCGGTGGAGTTGCTGCGCTTTATCGAGATAGTGGAAGAATGCCTGGGAAAGAAGGCCCGGAAGAATCTGCTGCCCATGCAGCCAGGGGACGTGCCGGCCACCTATGCGGATATTGATGACCTGATGAGAGACGTGGGGTTCAGGCCGGATACCACCCTGGAAGAAGGGATTCCCAGGTTCATTGCCTGGTATATGGATTATTATAAGGTGTGA
- the glmS gene encoding glutamine--fructose-6-phosphate transaminase (isomerizing) has translation MCGIVGYIGHRCVLPILLDGLRRLEYRGYDSAGVAWVLEGSVHRARSEGKLGRLDLLLDGIRDVPSSVGLGHTRWATHGEPTEANAHPHTDCTGNLVVVHNGIIENYYSLRRQLQNEGHIFRSETDTEVLAHLIEKYLDGDLVQAVRDALMEVKGAYAIGVLWQGSPDILVAARKQSPMVLGLADNECFLASDIPALLPYTRNVIFLDDGEMATLSRNGAEVRLIDSGRPVVKSPQAISWDATMAEKAGYKHFMLKEIYEQPQGVLNTFRGRVMPEPGEVSLPEIELSPDLIKGLRRVVLLACGTSWHAGLVAKYWIEKWAGLPVEVDLASEFRYRHLILDETVLTVPISQSGETADTLAGLRMAKGLDSPVIAICNVVGSTITRESDSTIYTHAGPEIGVASTKAFTSQLSALYVLALYLGQARNSLSTGDIRDKISALISVPGLLEDGLVPWHQQTMELADTFYGYKDFLYLGRDIHFPIALEGALKLKEISYIHAEGYAAGEMKHGPIALIDRNMPVVALAPRDHVYDKVLSNMEEVRSRRGIVIALGEGGDEGISRIAQHVISVPGPEDPDINPFLYTVPLQLLAYEIAVARGCDVDQPRNLAKSVTVE, from the coding sequence ATGTGCGGCATAGTGGGTTATATTGGTCACAGGTGCGTATTGCCCATACTCTTAGACGGCCTTCGAAGGCTGGAGTACAGGGGCTATGATTCAGCCGGGGTGGCATGGGTCCTTGAGGGGTCTGTCCACCGTGCCAGGAGCGAGGGCAAGCTGGGCAGGCTGGACCTGTTGCTGGACGGCATCCGTGATGTACCAAGCTCTGTCGGGCTGGGCCATACGCGCTGGGCTACCCACGGAGAGCCCACCGAGGCCAATGCCCATCCTCACACAGACTGTACCGGGAACCTGGTGGTCGTTCACAACGGCATTATTGAAAACTATTACTCCCTTCGCCGGCAGCTCCAGAATGAGGGTCATATCTTCAGGTCGGAGACAGATACCGAGGTCCTGGCGCACCTTATTGAAAAGTATCTGGATGGAGATCTGGTCCAGGCCGTCAGGGATGCCCTGATGGAGGTCAAGGGCGCCTATGCCATAGGAGTGCTGTGGCAGGGCAGCCCTGACATATTGGTTGCCGCACGAAAGCAGAGCCCCATGGTCCTGGGGCTTGCGGACAATGAGTGTTTCCTGGCCTCGGATATCCCCGCACTCTTGCCCTATACGCGTAACGTGATCTTTCTGGACGACGGGGAGATGGCCACCCTGTCCAGAAACGGTGCCGAGGTGAGGCTCATAGATAGCGGCAGGCCTGTAGTAAAGTCTCCTCAGGCCATTTCCTGGGATGCGACCATGGCAGAAAAGGCCGGATATAAGCATTTCATGCTGAAGGAGATCTACGAGCAGCCCCAGGGTGTACTGAATACTTTCCGCGGTCGCGTGATGCCGGAGCCCGGAGAGGTAAGCCTGCCCGAAATTGAGCTCTCTCCTGATCTGATAAAGGGCCTCAGGAGGGTGGTGCTTCTTGCCTGCGGCACATCCTGGCATGCAGGCCTTGTAGCAAAATACTGGATAGAAAAATGGGCGGGCCTGCCGGTAGAAGTTGACCTTGCTTCCGAGTTTCGCTACAGGCATCTCATATTAGATGAGACCGTGCTCACAGTCCCGATTTCCCAGTCCGGAGAAACGGCTGATACCCTGGCCGGGCTCCGTATGGCGAAAGGGCTGGACTCACCCGTAATAGCTATTTGCAACGTGGTCGGCAGTACCATAACCAGAGAGTCGGACAGTACAATTTACACCCATGCAGGCCCGGAGATAGGGGTTGCCTCGACCAAGGCCTTTACCAGCCAGCTTTCAGCCCTTTATGTCCTTGCGCTTTATCTGGGCCAGGCCAGAAACAGTCTCAGCACAGGAGATATCAGGGACAAGATATCTGCCTTGATAAGTGTTCCCGGGTTGCTGGAAGACGGCCTTGTTCCGTGGCATCAGCAGACAATGGAGCTGGCGGACACCTTTTACGGCTACAAGGATTTTTTATATCTTGGCAGGGATATTCATTTTCCCATCGCCCTTGAAGGTGCCCTCAAGCTCAAGGAAATTTCTTACATCCATGCCGAGGGATACGCAGCCGGGGAGATGAAACACGGTCCCATTGCCCTGATCGACAGGAATATGCCGGTGGTAGCCCTGGCCCCCCGTGATCACGTCTATGATAAGGTGCTCAGTAATATGGAAGAGGTGCGCTCAAGGCGCGGCATTGTCATAGCCCTTGGAGAAGGAGGCGATGAAGGCATTTCCAGGATCGCACAGCATGTTATATCAGTGCCCGGACCAGAGGATCCTGACATCAACCCGTTTCTTTATACCGTTCCATTGCAATTATTGGCCTATGAAATAGCTGTTGCCAGGGGATGTGATGTGGATCAGCCCCGCAACCTGGCAAAGAGCGTTACTGTTGAATAA
- the hflX gene encoding GTPase HflX, translating to MLTPEIARTLAGISSHTARQVGIIVNRKGIIRHVILGDHHGILIPDISFYRRGLGRLKGLRCIHTHFGKNDGIDTEDLSDLALLRLDAMVNIEVKDNLPGRVCLAHLLPPNPENRHWKILTFRHPSAIDLPFGDFIQELETEMQKSQGGLSLEGAEERAILVHASQHPRFEAERSLAELAELARSSNVEVLERIWQRVPRYNPAHLLGKGKLRDILMKGLYLGATMVIFDQDLGAVQLNNIARMVDLKVIDRTQLILDIFARRAQSKEGKIQVELAQLRYLLPRLIGRGTAMSRLAGGIGGRGPGETKLEEDRRRVKQRISSLERELKGLSRGRAERRKRRAKKGLPLISIIGYTNAGKSTLLNLLTGSKVFAENRLFATLDTTTRQIDLPGAKKALLADTVGFIRHMPNDLRVAFKATMEELEDAHLFLHVVDATSPYKKEEIMAVEQILKEMDLLTTPRILAYNKIDLLEGDIPGSNPEAAYISAVTEDGIDRLLEMLAERLPLAHTL from the coding sequence TTGTTAACCCCTGAAATAGCAAGAACTTTAGCCGGGATATCCAGCCATACGGCCAGACAAGTCGGGATCATAGTAAACCGAAAAGGTATAATACGCCACGTCATTCTGGGCGATCATCACGGTATATTGATACCGGACATAAGCTTCTACCGCAGGGGGCTTGGCCGTCTGAAGGGATTGCGGTGTATTCATACACATTTTGGCAAAAATGACGGAATAGATACGGAGGATCTCTCGGATCTTGCCTTGCTGAGACTGGATGCCATGGTAAATATTGAGGTCAAAGACAACCTGCCGGGCCGGGTATGCCTTGCCCACCTCCTGCCGCCAAACCCTGAAAACCGGCACTGGAAAATCCTTACCTTCCGGCATCCCAGCGCCATCGACCTGCCTTTTGGAGATTTTATCCAGGAGCTTGAGACAGAAATGCAGAAATCCCAGGGCGGGCTGTCCCTCGAAGGGGCGGAAGAGCGCGCGATCCTGGTCCACGCAAGTCAACATCCCCGCTTCGAGGCGGAACGATCCCTTGCAGAGCTTGCAGAGCTTGCCCGCTCGTCCAATGTGGAGGTGCTGGAAAGGATATGGCAGCGTGTTCCTCGCTACAACCCCGCACATCTGCTGGGTAAAGGAAAGCTGAGGGATATCCTGATGAAGGGCCTTTACCTGGGGGCAACCATGGTAATCTTTGACCAGGACCTCGGGGCCGTGCAATTAAACAATATCGCCAGGATGGTGGATCTCAAAGTCATAGACCGCACCCAGCTGATCCTGGACATCTTTGCGAGAAGGGCCCAAAGCAAAGAGGGGAAAATCCAGGTGGAATTGGCCCAGCTACGCTACCTTCTTCCAAGGCTCATAGGCCGGGGGACAGCCATGTCAAGGCTTGCCGGCGGCATCGGAGGAAGAGGTCCCGGCGAAACAAAGCTGGAGGAGGACCGCAGGAGGGTAAAACAGCGTATCAGCTCTCTCGAGCGGGAACTAAAGGGCCTGTCCAGGGGAAGAGCGGAGAGAAGAAAGCGCAGGGCCAAGAAAGGCCTCCCGCTGATCTCAATTATTGGTTACACCAATGCGGGGAAATCCACCCTCCTTAATTTACTCACCGGCAGCAAAGTCTTTGCCGAAAACAGGCTCTTTGCAACCCTTGATACAACAACACGACAGATTGACCTCCCCGGGGCAAAAAAGGCGCTGCTGGCAGATACCGTCGGCTTTATCCGGCACATGCCAAATGACCTCCGGGTGGCATTTAAGGCCACCATGGAAGAGTTGGAAGACGCGCATCTTTTCTTACACGTAGTCGATGCAACCAGCCCGTATAAAAAAGAGGAGATAATGGCAGTCGAACAGATCCTGAAAGAAATGGACCTGTTAACCACTCCAAGGATACTGGCCTATAACAAAATAGACCTGCTGGAAGGAGATATCCCTGGCTCCAACCCTGAAGCAGCTTACATCTCTGCAGTGACTGAAGACGGCATCGACAGGCTTCTTGAGATGTTGGCTGAGCGATTGCCCCTGGCTCACACCTTATAA
- a CDS encoding chromosome partitioning protein ParB codes for MKLKRGLGKGLGALLSPEDIYDLESPGSFLCPIEKIRPNPDQPRRRMDHDSLEGLAGSIREKGVLQPLVVREVDGVYELIVGERRWRAAQKAGLKAVPVVIKDVSPDELLELALVENIQRDDLNPLEEAMAYGRLVNEMGLTQSQVASRVGRERSTVANFLRLLNLPDYAQTDLLDGRLGMGHARALLMLEDPERQRELRDEIIKKGLSVRKAEVLARRLAEGKGPGTRVRKEDPNIRSLCEDLTRRLGSRVKIVQTKRGGRLEIRYRSMQDLERVIRLLSADGA; via the coding sequence ATGAAGCTCAAAAGGGGATTGGGGAAAGGGCTTGGGGCCCTTCTTTCTCCGGAAGACATATATGATTTAGAGAGTCCAGGGTCTTTCCTCTGTCCCATAGAGAAGATCAGGCCGAATCCCGATCAGCCGCGAAGGCGCATGGATCATGATTCTCTTGAGGGCCTTGCCGGGTCCATCAGGGAGAAAGGGGTCCTTCAGCCCCTGGTGGTCCGGGAGGTTGACGGTGTCTATGAGCTGATAGTCGGCGAAAGGCGGTGGAGGGCGGCACAGAAGGCCGGGCTCAAGGCGGTCCCTGTTGTCATAAAAGACGTGAGCCCGGACGAGCTTCTCGAACTGGCACTGGTTGAGAACATACAGAGAGACGATTTGAATCCTCTGGAGGAGGCCATGGCCTACGGCAGGCTTGTCAATGAAATGGGGCTTACACAGTCCCAGGTGGCCTCAAGGGTGGGGAGGGAAAGGTCCACCGTGGCCAATTTCCTGAGGCTTCTCAATTTACCTGACTATGCTCAAACCGATCTGCTTGACGGGCGGCTCGGCATGGGTCATGCCCGGGCCCTTTTGATGCTGGAAGATCCTGAAAGGCAGAGGGAACTCAGGGACGAGATAATAAAAAAAGGGCTTTCCGTACGCAAGGCAGAGGTCCTGGCCCGTCGATTGGCTGAAGGGAAAGGGCCGGGCACGAGAGTAAGAAAGGAAGATCCTAACATCAGGAGCCTTTGTGAAGACCTGACCCGCAGGCTCGGTTCCAGGGTAAAGATAGTGCAGACCAAAAGGGGCGGCAGACTGGAGATACGCTATCGTTCTATGCAGGATCTGGAAAGGGTTATACGGTTGCTCAGTGCAGACGGGGCATGA